One window of Triticum dicoccoides isolate Atlit2015 ecotype Zavitan chromosome 5A, WEW_v2.0, whole genome shotgun sequence genomic DNA carries:
- the LOC119298011 gene encoding uncharacterized protein LOC119298011 — MQALGCSSLNHAIIFVLFQVQIAKLGFLPCSWYGCLQPQHPFVQLQLLSMCLSHRGAAWDGCSFADLQRTPISGPRQRLLAGKSFLHSVKTGFTPYVIMIIPPEEGLADYKDPLGVPLCLCR; from the exons ATGCAAGCCTTGGGTTGCTCCTCTCTTAACCATGCAATTATATTTGTTTTGTTCCAAGTTCAAATTGCAAAGCTGGGTTTCCTGCCGTGCTCGTGGTATGGCTGCCTTCAACCACAACATCCATTTGTCCAGCTTCAACTCCTCTCCATGTGTTTATCCCACCGAGGCGCCGCTTGGGATGGCTGCAGCTTCGCCGACCTGCAGAGGACGCCAATCTCCGGCCCCCGGCAACGACTTCTTGCAG gAAAATCTTTTCTTCACTCTGTCAAAACAGGATTCACTCCTTATGTTATCATGATTATCCCACCAGAAGAG GGGCTTGCTGACTACAAGGATCCACTTGGAGTTCCTCTCTGCCTCTGCAGGTGA